One Salvia splendens isolate huo1 chromosome 12, SspV2, whole genome shotgun sequence genomic window carries:
- the LOC121758736 gene encoding sugar transporter ERD6-like 5 isoform X2: MEMEMEMGRAPLFLFSAPLWLCPDPMSSVGFSSPAQSGILRDLALSLPQYSLFGSISTIGAMLGAVLSGKIADLLGRKGAMWFAELFNLVGWLAIAFSKNVWWLDIGRLSTGFGIGLLSYVVPVYIAEITPKNLRGAFTAVNQLMICCGVSIMFLVGNVINWRLLALTGTIPCLVQLVGLFFVPESPRWLAKVGKWEGSEASLLRLRGKKADIFEEAAEIRDYTRSLEQLKESGLMDLFQRKYAHSLIVGVGLMVLQQFGGVNAIAYYASAIFSSAGFSDKVGTTAMVIVQAPLTVLGTLLMDKSGRRPLLLVSVAGTFLGCLTIALSFLLQDLKIWDSSPFLALVGVLIFGGSFSLGMGGIPWVLMSEIFPINVKGVAGSMVTVVNWLGSWIITYSFNFLAEWSSAGTFLMFAGVCGLTIIFIVKLVPETKGRTLEEIQESMLSFN; this comes from the exons atggagatggagatggagatgggaAGAGCACCGCTGTTCTTGTTCTCAGCACCTTTGTGGCTGTGTCCGGATCCTATGTCTTCG GTGGGGTTTTCTTCTCCTGCTCAATCTGGCATTCTCCGCGATCTTGCCCTCTCATTACCACAG TATTCGTTGTTTGGGTCAATATCAACCATTGGAGCTATGTTAGGAGCGGTTTTGAGTGGGAAGATAGCTGATCTCCTTGGCAGGAAAGGC GCAATGTGGTTTGCTGAGTTGTTCAATCTTGTTGGCTGGCTTGCAATAGCCTTCTCTAAG AATGTTTGGTGGCTTGATATCGGGAGGCTGTCAACGGGATTTGGGATCGGACTTCTTTCATATGTG GTACCTGTATATATAGCAGAAATCACGCCTAAGAATCTCCGAGGAGCATTTACAGCTGTTAATCAG ttgatgatatgctgtggtGTCTCCATAATGTTTCTTGTCGGTAATGTCATCAACTGGCGCCTCTTGGCTTTAACAG GGACTATTCCATGCCTTGTACAGCTCGTGGGCCTCTTTTTCGTGCCAGAGTCTCCCCGATGGCTG GCTAAGGTTGGTAAGTGGGAAGGCAGTGAAGCATCTTTGCTACGCCTTAGAGGGAAGAAGGCTGATATTTTCGAAGAAGCAGCTGAAATCAGA GATTATACTAGATCCCTAGAGCAACTGAAGGAATCCGGCCTAATGGACTTGTTTCAACGAAAATATGCCCATTCTCTTATA GTTGGAGTAGGGCTAATGGTTCTGCAACAATTTGGAGGGGTCAACGCAATCGCTTACTATGCAAGTGCTATATTTTCATCAGCAG GCTTTTCGGATAAAGTAGGAACAACAGCAATGGTCATTGTTCAG GCCCCGCTTACTGTTTTAGGGACACTCTTGATGGATAAGTCTGGACGGCGCCCACTACTCCTG GTCTCTGTAGCAGGAACTTTCTTGGGCTGCTTGACTATTGCATTATCATTCCTGTTACAG GACCTTAAGATATGGGATTCAAGCCCCTTTCTTGCACTTGTTGGTGTCTTG ATATTTGGAGGTTCATTCTCCTTGGGAATGGGAGGCATTCCATGGGTCCTAATGTCCGAG ATATTTCCGATAAATGTGAAGGGAGTAGCAGGAAGCATGGTGACAGTGGTGAACTGGTTGGGTTCATGGATCATTACATATTCATTCAACTTTCTAGCAGAGTGGAGCTCAGCTG GCACGTTTTTAATGTTTGCAGGCGTGTGCGGTCTCACTATCATCTTCATCGTGAAGCTGGTACCGGAGACCAAAGGTCGCACGCTCGAAGAAATACAAGAGTCTATGCTCTCCTTCAACTAG
- the LOC121758737 gene encoding peptidyl-prolyl cis-trans isomerase FKBP42-like yields MVEVEEHQRAHSDQDGEDDIVAEGASVVHGEPPQDETGPPKVDSEVEVLHEKVRKQIIKEGHGQKPSKYSTCFLHYRAWTESTLHKFEDTWHEQQPLELVLGKEKTEMTGLAVGISFMKAGERALLHVGWELGYGKEGNFSFPNVAPMADIVYEVELIGFDETKEGKARGDMTVEERISSADRRKMDGNALFAEEKLEAAMQQYEMAIAYLGDDFMFQLFGKYRDMALAVKNPCHLNMAACLIRLKRYDEAIAQCGIVLVEDENNVKALFRRGKARAELGQVDAAREDFLKARKYSPEDKAIAKELRLLAEHDKAVYQKQKELYKGLFGKSPDPKPKPKNWLILIWQWLLSIFYSLFKQKRQKDD; encoded by the exons ATGGTGGAAGTGGAGGAGCACCAGAGAGCACATTCAG ATCAAGATGGGGAAGATGATATAGTTGCTGAAGGCGCCTCTGTTGTTCATGGAGAACCTCCTCAAGATGAAACCGGTCCTCCTAAAGTAGATTCGGAAGTGGAAGTTCTTCATGAGAAAGTGAGGAAGCAAATTATTAAGGAGGGTCATGGCCAGAAGCCATCAAAATATTCGACTTGCTTCT TGCATTACAGAGCATGGACTGAAAGCACACTACACAAGTTTGAAGACACATGGCATGAACAACAaccccttgagcttgtccttggaAAAG AGAAAACTGAAATGACTGGGCTGGCTGTTGGCATTTCATTCATGAAAGCTGGTGAGCGTGCCTTGTTACATGTTGGTTGGGAATTAGGGTACGGAAAAGAAGGAAACTTTTCGTTTCCAAATGTAGCTCCAATGGCAGATATTGTCTATGAAGTGGAATTGATTGGTTTTGATGAAACCAAAGAA GGGAAAGCTCGTGGTGACATGACAGTAGAGGAGAGAATTAGTTCTGCAGATAGAAGAAAGATGGATGGTAATGCATTATTCGCTGAGGAAAAACTGGAGGCAGCAATGCAACAGTATGAAATG GCCATAGCATATCTGGGAGATGACTTCATGTTCCAATTGTTCGGGAAGTACCGCGATATGGCGCTGGCAGTAAAGAATCCTTGTCACCTTAACATGGCAGCATGCCTGATAAGACTCAAGCGCTATGATGAAGCCATTGCTCAGTGTGGCATT GTCTTGGTGGAGGATGAAAACAATGTGAAAGCACTATTTCGGCGTGGCAAAGCTAGAGCTGAGCTTGGGCAGGTGGATGCTGCTCGTGAAGATTTCCTCAAGGCACGGAAATATTCCCCAGAAGACAAAGCAATAGCAAAAGAGCTGCGTCTGCTAGCAGAACACGATAAAGCTGTTTATCAGAAACAGAAAGAGCTTTATAAGGGATTATTTGGAAAAAGTCCAGATCCCAAGCCAAAACCCAAAAATTGGCTGATACTAATCTGGCAGTGGTTGCTCTCAATATTTTATAGCCTTTTCAAACAGAAGAGGCAGAAAGATGACTGA
- the LOC121758736 gene encoding sugar transporter ERD6-like 5 isoform X1: MESQSRSSSDEVSNRSPLLDGDGDGDGDGKSTAVLVLSTFVAVSGSYVFGCAVGFSSPAQSGILRDLALSLPQYSLFGSISTIGAMLGAVLSGKIADLLGRKGAMWFAELFNLVGWLAIAFSKNVWWLDIGRLSTGFGIGLLSYVVPVYIAEITPKNLRGAFTAVNQLMICCGVSIMFLVGNVINWRLLALTGTIPCLVQLVGLFFVPESPRWLAKVGKWEGSEASLLRLRGKKADIFEEAAEIRDYTRSLEQLKESGLMDLFQRKYAHSLIVGVGLMVLQQFGGVNAIAYYASAIFSSAGFSDKVGTTAMVIVQAPLTVLGTLLMDKSGRRPLLLVSVAGTFLGCLTIALSFLLQDLKIWDSSPFLALVGVLIFGGSFSLGMGGIPWVLMSEIFPINVKGVAGSMVTVVNWLGSWIITYSFNFLAEWSSAGTFLMFAGVCGLTIIFIVKLVPETKGRTLEEIQESMLSFN; the protein is encoded by the exons ATGGAGTCGCAATCGCGTAGCTCAAGTGATGAAGTGAGTAACCGCAGTCCTTTGCTTGacggagatggagatggagatggagatgggaAGAGCACCGCTGTTCTTGTTCTCAGCACCTTTGTGGCTGTGTCCGGATCCTATGTCTTCGGTTGTGCT GTGGGGTTTTCTTCTCCTGCTCAATCTGGCATTCTCCGCGATCTTGCCCTCTCATTACCACAG TATTCGTTGTTTGGGTCAATATCAACCATTGGAGCTATGTTAGGAGCGGTTTTGAGTGGGAAGATAGCTGATCTCCTTGGCAGGAAAGGC GCAATGTGGTTTGCTGAGTTGTTCAATCTTGTTGGCTGGCTTGCAATAGCCTTCTCTAAG AATGTTTGGTGGCTTGATATCGGGAGGCTGTCAACGGGATTTGGGATCGGACTTCTTTCATATGTG GTACCTGTATATATAGCAGAAATCACGCCTAAGAATCTCCGAGGAGCATTTACAGCTGTTAATCAG ttgatgatatgctgtggtGTCTCCATAATGTTTCTTGTCGGTAATGTCATCAACTGGCGCCTCTTGGCTTTAACAG GGACTATTCCATGCCTTGTACAGCTCGTGGGCCTCTTTTTCGTGCCAGAGTCTCCCCGATGGCTG GCTAAGGTTGGTAAGTGGGAAGGCAGTGAAGCATCTTTGCTACGCCTTAGAGGGAAGAAGGCTGATATTTTCGAAGAAGCAGCTGAAATCAGA GATTATACTAGATCCCTAGAGCAACTGAAGGAATCCGGCCTAATGGACTTGTTTCAACGAAAATATGCCCATTCTCTTATA GTTGGAGTAGGGCTAATGGTTCTGCAACAATTTGGAGGGGTCAACGCAATCGCTTACTATGCAAGTGCTATATTTTCATCAGCAG GCTTTTCGGATAAAGTAGGAACAACAGCAATGGTCATTGTTCAG GCCCCGCTTACTGTTTTAGGGACACTCTTGATGGATAAGTCTGGACGGCGCCCACTACTCCTG GTCTCTGTAGCAGGAACTTTCTTGGGCTGCTTGACTATTGCATTATCATTCCTGTTACAG GACCTTAAGATATGGGATTCAAGCCCCTTTCTTGCACTTGTTGGTGTCTTG ATATTTGGAGGTTCATTCTCCTTGGGAATGGGAGGCATTCCATGGGTCCTAATGTCCGAG ATATTTCCGATAAATGTGAAGGGAGTAGCAGGAAGCATGGTGACAGTGGTGAACTGGTTGGGTTCATGGATCATTACATATTCATTCAACTTTCTAGCAGAGTGGAGCTCAGCTG GCACGTTTTTAATGTTTGCAGGCGTGTGCGGTCTCACTATCATCTTCATCGTGAAGCTGGTACCGGAGACCAAAGGTCGCACGCTCGAAGAAATACAAGAGTCTATGCTCTCCTTCAACTAG